A window of Neisseria canis contains these coding sequences:
- a CDS encoding hydroxyquinol 1,2-dioxygenase: protein MDKKFEEFLAAGVQAGERDELTGYRTFRLGQFTFERDEYFAKITWNVKGETHSHLMSADAFLRALMRDVAWGFFYGWVNFDDVIGTRNHYGSVDLYAGTFNGVLKEAGVDYIENFETPLIMATFKAILHDWVNESFDPFAAPEETGSAFGRKEGNNEAAIDRYRIATKRMPSLPDDSPLRDDLPVNRQFQDVVQDEPEIHCEPGFEGQLGGFNLFKYLSRSDVTWNPSVTSVCKESLFCPTTEEYILPIFHGNDRVEWFLQLSDEITWDIADKNDGKPIARLIMKAGDIAAMPANIRHQGYSTKRSMLLVWENATPNLPQKYESGELPPYPVAF from the coding sequence ATGGATAAAAAATTTGAAGAATTTCTGGCTGCCGGCGTGCAGGCAGGCGAACGCGACGAGCTGACCGGCTACCGCACATTCCGCTTGGGTCAATTCACTTTCGAGCGTGACGAATACTTTGCCAAAATCACTTGGAACGTAAAAGGCGAAACCCATTCGCACCTGATGTCGGCAGATGCTTTCCTGCGTGCTTTGATGCGCGATGTGGCTTGGGGCTTTTTCTACGGCTGGGTAAACTTTGACGACGTTATCGGCACCCGCAACCACTACGGCAGCGTAGACCTTTATGCAGGCACATTTAACGGCGTATTGAAAGAAGCCGGTGTGGATTACATCGAAAACTTCGAAACCCCGCTGATTATGGCCACTTTTAAAGCCATCCTGCACGACTGGGTTAACGAAAGCTTCGACCCGTTTGCCGCCCCCGAAGAAACAGGCAGCGCATTCGGACGCAAAGAAGGCAACAACGAAGCGGCCATCGACCGTTACCGTATTGCCACCAAGCGTATGCCCAGCCTGCCCGACGATTCTCCGTTGCGCGACGATCTGCCGGTAAACCGCCAATTCCAAGACGTGGTTCAAGACGAACCCGAAATCCATTGCGAACCCGGCTTTGAAGGCCAATTGGGCGGTTTCAACCTGTTCAAATACCTTTCCCGCTCGGATGTTACTTGGAACCCTTCGGTTACTTCGGTATGTAAAGAAAGCCTCTTCTGCCCGACCACCGAAGAATACATTCTGCCGATTTTCCACGGTAACGACCGCGTAGAGTGGTTTTTACAGCTTTCCGACGAAATCACTTGGGATATCGCCGATAAAAACGACGGCAAACCGATTGCCCGCCTGATTATGAAAGCCGGCGACATTGCGGCCATGCCTGCCAATATCCGCCACCAAGGTTATTCGACCAAACGTTCTATGTTGCTGGTTTGGGAAAACGCTACACCCAACCTGCCGCAAAAATACGAATCAGGCGAATTGCCCCCTTATCCGGTTGCTTTTTAA
- a CDS encoding cupin domain-containing protein yields the protein MENNQAKATRFGSLNDYEKGSIQLISGEASNYAFSNIFEVASQSAPYEKSVVGMNLKFVIESLKAEGTSPWFTASHDEFVIVMDGEIRVDYIKLDQPLVDEAEEGTRLAGDNPQGKKMGHAILKQGHQAILPAGSAYRFEAAKPGVILIQTIKGPLSVEKWHSICIQ from the coding sequence ATGGAGAATAATCAAGCGAAAGCAACCCGATTCGGCAGTTTGAACGATTACGAAAAAGGTTCTATCCAACTGATCAGCGGAGAAGCAAGCAATTATGCTTTTTCCAATATTTTTGAAGTTGCCTCGCAATCCGCCCCCTACGAAAAAAGCGTAGTCGGCATGAATTTGAAATTCGTTATCGAATCATTGAAAGCAGAAGGTACGTCGCCTTGGTTTACCGCCTCGCACGATGAATTCGTGATTGTGATGGACGGCGAAATCCGCGTTGATTATATCAAGCTCGACCAGCCCTTGGTTGACGAAGCCGAAGAAGGCACCCGCTTGGCCGGCGATAACCCGCAAGGCAAAAAAATGGGACACGCCATTCTGAAGCAGGGTCATCAGGCCATTTTGCCCGCCGGCAGCGCCTACCGTTTCGAAGCCGCCAAACCCGGCGTTATCTTAATCCAAACCATCAAAGGCCCGCTGTCGGTCGAAAAATGGCACAGCATCTGCATTCAATAA
- a CDS encoding YeiH family protein, with protein sequence MPFFRLKASFWQGLLLCGFLAGVSVALAPLLGEAVSPLLVAIVIGLLLGNSIYPRWEQDFREGTGFAQKQILRTAIVLYGFKLTAHDLAQVGWSAFAVDAVMLVSTFLLAVWLGRRVFGMDRDTSVLIGSGAAICGAAAVLATESVLKAEPHKVAVAVVTVVVFGSLSMLLYPLVYSLSILPFDAAQFGIYTGSTVHEVAQVVAVGGSISPQTADMAVIAKMVRVMLLAPFLLALSYALAKGGRQGGVRGNITVPWFAVGFIAVAALNSLLPADFSPWIRRIVYLDDILLAAAMAALGLTTRVNTVRQVGMQPFKLGFLLFVWLVAGGAAVNWLLLQP encoded by the coding sequence ATGCCTTTTTTCCGGCTTAAGGCCTCTTTTTGGCAGGGATTGCTGTTGTGCGGTTTTTTGGCCGGCGTGTCGGTGGCTTTGGCGCCCTTGCTGGGAGAAGCGGTCAGCCCTTTGTTGGTGGCGATTGTGATCGGTTTGCTGCTCGGCAACAGCATTTATCCGCGCTGGGAGCAGGATTTCCGTGAAGGAACCGGTTTTGCCCAAAAGCAGATTTTGCGCACGGCGATTGTGCTTTACGGTTTCAAACTGACCGCACATGATTTGGCGCAGGTCGGTTGGAGCGCTTTTGCCGTTGATGCGGTTATGCTGGTGTCGACATTTTTGCTTGCGGTGTGGCTGGGCAGGCGGGTGTTCGGCATGGACAGGGATACTTCGGTTTTAATCGGTTCGGGAGCCGCCATCTGCGGCGCTGCGGCGGTGTTGGCAACGGAATCGGTTTTGAAGGCGGAGCCCCACAAAGTGGCCGTGGCGGTGGTGACTGTTGTGGTGTTCGGCTCGCTTTCCATGCTGCTTTATCCATTGGTGTATTCACTGAGCATACTGCCTTTCGACGCCGCCCAGTTCGGAATTTACACCGGTTCGACCGTGCATGAAGTGGCGCAGGTCGTGGCGGTGGGCGGCTCAATCAGCCCGCAAACAGCCGATATGGCGGTGATTGCCAAAATGGTCAGGGTGATGCTGCTGGCGCCGTTTTTGCTGGCTTTGTCTTATGCGTTGGCAAAAGGCGGCAGGCAGGGCGGTGTGCGGGGCAATATCACCGTTCCGTGGTTTGCCGTGGGCTTTATTGCCGTGGCAGCGTTGAACTCTTTACTGCCGGCGGATTTTTCGCCGTGGATACGCCGTATCGTTTATCTGGATGATATTTTGCTGGCAGCCGCTATGGCCGCTTTAGGTTTGACTACCCGTGTGAATACGGTCAGGCAGGTCGGTATGCAGCCGTTTAAGCTCGGCTTTTTGCTCTTTGTGTGGTTGGTTGCGGGCGGAGCGGCGGTTAACTGGCTGCTGTTACAGCCGTGA
- the ruvC gene encoding crossover junction endodeoxyribonuclease RuvC translates to MTQPVRILGLDPGSRTTGFGIVDVIGREHIYVASGCIKTIPNDELAGRIGVIVEHLNEIIEVYRPNQAAVEQVFVNVNPAATLMLGQARGAAVAALVMRGLPVYEYTALQVKQAVVGKGKAAKEQVQHMVVQMLGLSGTPQSDAADGLAVALTHALRNHSLAGRIGLRDIQIKGGRFQP, encoded by the coding sequence ATGACCCAACCCGTCCGCATTCTCGGCCTTGACCCCGGCAGCCGCACCACAGGTTTCGGTATTGTCGACGTTATCGGCCGCGAACACATTTATGTGGCTTCCGGCTGCATCAAAACCATCCCGAACGACGAGTTGGCCGGGCGCATCGGCGTGATTGTGGAACATCTCAACGAAATCATCGAAGTGTACCGCCCCAATCAGGCGGCGGTGGAACAGGTATTTGTAAACGTGAACCCTGCGGCCACCCTGATGCTCGGCCAAGCCAGGGGAGCCGCCGTAGCCGCTTTGGTCATGCGCGGGCTGCCCGTGTATGAATACACCGCGCTGCAAGTGAAGCAGGCGGTGGTGGGCAAGGGCAAGGCGGCCAAAGAGCAGGTGCAGCATATGGTTGTGCAGATGCTGGGGCTTTCGGGCACACCGCAGTCTGACGCTGCCGACGGCTTGGCCGTGGCGCTCACCCATGCGCTGCGCAACCACAGCCTGGCAGGCAGAATCGGACTGCGCGACATCCAAATCAAAGGCGGCCGCTTCCAGCCGTGA
- the ppk2 gene encoding polyphosphate kinase 2: MKNHQLEPFQKVELGEEKDRLQIFEQAVLQHQGSKSGEDSSSAPLPESYPYRTRMSRRVYEKEKKLLQIELLKVQSWVKESGQKIVGLFEGRDAAGKGGTIKRYMEHLNPRGARVVALEKPSERERGQWYFQRYIQNLPTAGEIVFFDRSWYNRAGVERVMGFCEPHEYLLFMRQTPEFERMLVASGIHLFKFWFSVSREEQLRRFISRRDDPLKHWKLSPVDIQSLDRWDEYTDAKNAMFFHTHTGDAPWTIIKSDDKKRARLNCIRYFLHKLDYPGKDEKAIGKVDPLIVNVPTTQFKDNNFDIIAD; encoded by the coding sequence ATGAAAAACCATCAATTGGAACCATTCCAAAAAGTAGAATTAGGCGAAGAAAAAGACCGTTTGCAGATTTTCGAGCAGGCCGTGCTGCAACATCAGGGCAGCAAATCGGGTGAGGATTCCAGCAGCGCGCCGCTTCCGGAAAGCTATCCTTACCGTACACGCATGAGCCGCCGCGTGTATGAAAAAGAGAAAAAACTGCTGCAAATCGAGCTTTTGAAAGTGCAAAGCTGGGTTAAAGAGAGCGGTCAAAAAATCGTGGGGCTGTTTGAAGGCCGCGATGCAGCCGGTAAAGGGGGCACCATCAAGCGCTATATGGAGCACCTCAATCCCCGCGGCGCGCGCGTTGTGGCTTTGGAAAAACCTTCCGAAAGAGAGCGCGGCCAATGGTATTTCCAACGCTATATCCAAAACTTGCCGACTGCCGGCGAAATCGTATTTTTCGACCGTTCTTGGTACAACCGCGCAGGCGTTGAACGTGTGATGGGCTTTTGCGAGCCGCACGAATATCTGCTCTTTATGCGCCAAACGCCCGAATTCGAGCGCATGCTGGTCGCCAGCGGCATTCATCTGTTTAAATTCTGGTTTTCGGTAAGCCGCGAAGAGCAGCTGCGACGCTTCATTTCCCGCCGCGACGATCCTTTAAAACATTGGAAACTCTCGCCCGTCGATATCCAATCGCTCGACCGCTGGGACGAATATACCGATGCGAAAAACGCCATGTTCTTCCACACCCACACAGGCGACGCACCGTGGACGATTATCAAATCCGACGATAAAAAACGCGCCCGTTTAAACTGCATCCGCTATTTCCTGCATAAGCTCGACTATCCGGGCAAAGACGAAAAAGCCATCGGCAAAGTCGACCCGCTGATTGTCAACGTGCCGACCACGCAGTTTAAAGACAATAATTTCGATATTATTGCCGACTAA
- the mutS gene encoding DNA mismatch repair protein MutS codes for MSKPSVSPMMQQYLGIKEAHQDKLVFYRMGDFYELFFDDAVEAAKLLDITLTTRGQLNGEPIKMAGVPYHAAEQYLARLVKMGKSVAICEQVGEVGVGKGPVERKVVRIVTPGTLTDSALLEDKETNRIVAVCVGKKQIGLAWASLQSGEFKAKLTEAGKLTDELARLQAAEILLPDAKNAPEIKLPNANITRLNHWQFAADSGFDLLTRYFGSQDLLGFGLDTEQHAAAIGAAGALLNYIQLTQSQLPKHLDSLSLETEQQYIGMDAATRRNLEITHTLSGKKSPTLFSVLDRCATHMGSRLLAQWLHHPLRNRRHIAARQQAVAALQNEQSRIHACLKNIADIERIAARIAVGSARPRDLSGLRDSLFALADIRLPDTAGLLQTLQNIFPEGVAVAERLQAAILPEPAVWLRDGGVINQGFNAELDELRHIQTHGDEFLLALETRERERTGLSTLKVEFNRVHGFYIELSKTQAEQAPADYQRRQTLKNVERFITPELKTFEDKVLAAQDNALALEKKLYEALLADLQAELPLLQKTAKAAAALDVLCSFAALADEQNYRCPEFVDYPCIEIENGRHPVVEQQVPRFTANHTRLDNKHRLMLLTGPNMGGKSTYMRQVALITLLAHTGSFVPADAAKIGPVDQIFTRIGASDDLASNRSTFMVEMSETAYILHHATEQSLVLMDEVGRGTSTFDGLALAQAIAEHLIQKNKSFSLFATHYFELTRLPEAHASAVNMHLSALEEGLDIVFLHHIEPGPASKSYGIAVAKLAGLPARALKAAQKHLETLETQAAANRPQMDIFSQCLPESEPAVQPTEYPAAPAGPVLEALSALNPDELTPREALDWLYRLKKLEQESGKSA; via the coding sequence ATGAGCAAACCCTCCGTTTCCCCCATGATGCAGCAATATCTCGGCATCAAAGAAGCGCATCAAGACAAACTCGTGTTCTACCGCATGGGCGATTTTTACGAGCTTTTTTTCGATGATGCGGTGGAAGCGGCCAAGCTGCTCGACATCACGCTCACCACCCGCGGCCAGCTTAACGGCGAACCCATCAAAATGGCCGGGGTGCCTTATCACGCCGCCGAACAGTATCTCGCCCGTTTGGTGAAGATGGGCAAAAGCGTGGCGATTTGCGAGCAGGTGGGCGAAGTGGGCGTCGGCAAAGGGCCGGTGGAGCGCAAAGTGGTGCGCATCGTTACTCCGGGCACGCTCACCGACTCCGCACTGTTGGAAGACAAAGAAACCAACCGCATCGTAGCCGTGTGCGTGGGCAAAAAACAGATCGGTTTGGCATGGGCATCGCTGCAAAGCGGCGAATTCAAAGCCAAGCTTACCGAAGCGGGCAAACTCACCGACGAACTCGCCCGCCTGCAGGCTGCCGAAATCTTGCTGCCGGATGCCAAAAACGCGCCCGAAATCAAGCTGCCCAATGCCAATATCACCCGGCTCAACCATTGGCAGTTTGCGGCCGACAGCGGCTTCGACCTGCTAACCCGCTATTTCGGCAGCCAGGATTTGCTCGGCTTCGGCCTAGACACCGAACAGCACGCCGCCGCTATCGGTGCCGCGGGCGCTTTGCTCAACTACATTCAGCTTACCCAATCGCAGCTGCCCAAACACCTCGACAGCCTCAGCCTCGAAACTGAACAGCAATATATCGGCATGGACGCCGCCACCCGCCGCAATCTCGAAATCACCCACACGCTCAGCGGCAAAAAGTCTCCCACCCTGTTTTCCGTGCTCGACCGGTGCGCCACCCATATGGGCAGCCGCCTGCTTGCCCAATGGCTGCACCATCCGCTGCGCAACCGCCGGCACATCGCCGCGCGCCAGCAGGCCGTGGCCGCTTTGCAAAACGAACAGAGCCGTATCCATGCCTGTCTGAAAAACATTGCCGACATCGAGCGCATCGCCGCCCGCATCGCCGTCGGTTCCGCCCGCCCGCGCGACCTATCCGGCCTGCGCGACAGCCTGTTTGCTCTGGCCGACATCCGCCTGCCCGATACCGCCGGCCTGTTGCAAACCCTGCAAAATATCTTTCCCGAAGGCGTGGCCGTGGCAGAGCGGTTGCAGGCTGCGATTCTGCCCGAGCCGGCGGTGTGGCTGCGCGACGGCGGCGTGATCAACCAGGGTTTCAACGCCGAGCTTGACGAATTGCGCCACATCCAAACCCACGGCGACGAATTCCTGCTCGCCCTCGAAACCCGCGAGCGCGAGCGCACCGGTTTATCCACCCTCAAAGTCGAGTTCAACCGCGTGCACGGCTTTTATATCGAACTTTCCAAAACCCAGGCCGAACAGGCGCCTGCCGATTACCAGCGCCGCCAAACCCTGAAAAATGTCGAGCGTTTCATCACGCCCGAATTGAAAACTTTTGAAGACAAAGTGCTGGCCGCGCAAGACAACGCCCTTGCGCTGGAGAAAAAGCTCTATGAGGCTTTATTGGCGGACTTGCAGGCAGAGCTGCCGCTGTTGCAGAAAACCGCCAAGGCCGCCGCCGCGCTTGATGTGTTGTGCAGTTTCGCCGCCCTGGCCGACGAGCAGAATTACCGCTGCCCCGAGTTTGTCGATTATCCCTGCATCGAAATCGAAAACGGCCGCCATCCCGTGGTGGAGCAGCAAGTGCCCCGCTTTACCGCCAACCATACCCGTCTCGACAACAAGCATCGTTTGATGCTGCTTACCGGCCCCAATATGGGCGGTAAGTCCACCTATATGCGCCAAGTGGCACTGATAACCCTGTTGGCCCACACCGGCAGCTTCGTACCGGCAGATGCCGCCAAAATCGGCCCCGTCGACCAGATTTTCACCCGCATCGGCGCTTCCGACGATTTGGCTTCTAACCGCTCCACCTTTATGGTGGAAATGAGCGAAACCGCCTATATTCTGCACCACGCCACCGAGCAATCGTTGGTGTTGATGGACGAAGTGGGGCGCGGCACCTCCACGTTCGACGGCCTCGCGCTTGCGCAGGCCATTGCCGAGCATCTGATTCAGAAAAACAAATCCTTCAGTCTGTTTGCCACCCATTATTTCGAGCTGACCCGCCTGCCCGAGGCCCACGCAAGTGCCGTGAACATGCACCTTTCCGCGCTGGAAGAGGGGCTGGATATCGTGTTTCTGCACCACATCGAGCCCGGCCCTGCCAGCAAAAGCTACGGCATCGCCGTGGCCAAACTGGCCGGACTGCCCGCCCGTGCGCTCAAAGCCGCCCAAAAACATTTGGAAACATTGGAAACCCAGGCTGCAGCCAACCGCCCTCAGATGGACATCTTCAGCCAATGCCTGCCTGAAAGCGAACCGGCCGTACAGCCGACGGAATACCCTGCCGCACCTGCCGGCCCCGTTCTTGAAGCCTTAAGCGCGCTCAACCCGGACGAACTGACCCCGCGCGAAGCCTTGGATTGGCTTTACCGTTTGAAAAAGTTAGAGCAGGAATCGGGCAAATCAGCTTAA
- the pyk gene encoding pyruvate kinase, whose translation MNTQNRDLTRIRHNTKIVATLGPGSNHVELLEDMIRIGGVNVVRFNFSHGTPEFHRENAKIVREAAKRAGHEVAIMADLQGPKIRIGKLAGGAIDLEAGEKLLLDAALEGEGSRERVGLDYRNLPEDVQPGDILLLDDGLLTLIVDSVNGSEILTTVQNSHTLKSNKGINKQGGGLSAGALTEKDFRDLKTAVAIGCDYIAVSFVKSGQDMHTARALVEQEMSGSDAVRPGLVAKIERVEAIKHLDEIIEASDGIMVARGDLAVEVGNAAVPALQKRMIKRAREMRRFSITATQMMESMITNPVPTRAEVSDVANAVLDGTDAVMCSAETAIGAYPFETVRQMAIICAAAEREQDSLIGIDEKAVERANRVDEAIASGAVHVARQVDAKAIVALTESGHTAFQVSRHGIQLPIYALTPSIHAQRRMAMYRGVRPLKVNTSVDHGIAVSEVEHALLKRGVLCSGDQYILTSGSSMHQSGSTNMLEVITVR comes from the coding sequence ATGAACACTCAAAACCGTGATTTAACCCGCATCCGCCACAACACCAAAATCGTGGCCACTTTGGGGCCGGGCAGCAATCATGTGGAATTGCTGGAAGACATGATCCGCATCGGCGGCGTAAATGTGGTGCGTTTCAATTTCAGCCACGGCACGCCCGAATTCCATCGGGAAAATGCCAAAATCGTGCGCGAAGCAGCCAAGCGTGCAGGGCACGAAGTGGCGATTATGGCCGATTTGCAAGGCCCGAAAATCCGCATCGGCAAATTGGCCGGCGGCGCCATCGACTTGGAAGCCGGAGAAAAACTGCTGCTGGATGCCGCATTGGAAGGCGAAGGCAGCCGCGAGCGGGTGGGGCTGGATTACCGCAACCTGCCCGAAGATGTGCAGCCCGGCGATATACTTCTGCTGGATGACGGCCTGCTCACTTTGATTGTGGACAGCGTAAACGGCAGCGAAATCCTCACCACCGTGCAAAACAGCCACACGCTCAAAAGCAACAAAGGCATCAACAAACAGGGCGGCGGCCTTTCTGCCGGCGCATTAACCGAAAAAGATTTCCGCGACCTGAAAACCGCCGTAGCCATCGGTTGCGACTACATCGCGGTAAGCTTTGTGAAATCCGGCCAAGACATGCACACCGCCCGCGCGCTGGTGGAGCAGGAAATGAGCGGCAGTGATGCCGTGCGCCCGGGTTTGGTGGCGAAAATCGAGCGCGTCGAGGCCATCAAACATTTGGATGAGATTATCGAAGCTTCCGACGGCATTATGGTTGCCCGCGGTGATTTGGCGGTGGAGGTGGGCAATGCGGCCGTGCCTGCGCTGCAAAAACGGATGATTAAGCGCGCCCGCGAAATGCGCCGTTTCAGCATTACCGCCACCCAGATGATGGAAAGCATGATTACCAACCCCGTGCCGACCCGCGCGGAAGTGAGCGATGTGGCCAATGCGGTGCTCGACGGCACCGATGCGGTGATGTGTTCCGCCGAAACCGCCATCGGCGCCTACCCTTTTGAAACCGTCCGCCAGATGGCGATTATCTGCGCCGCAGCCGAGCGCGAACAGGATTCCCTCATCGGCATTGACGAAAAAGCGGTAGAACGGGCAAACCGTGTTGACGAAGCGATTGCAAGCGGTGCCGTGCACGTTGCCCGCCAAGTGGATGCCAAAGCCATCGTGGCCTTAACCGAAAGCGGCCACACGGCTTTCCAAGTGAGCCGCCACGGCATCCAGCTGCCGATTTACGCGCTCACGCCCAGCATCCATGCGCAGCGCCGCATGGCCATGTACCGAGGCGTGCGCCCGCTTAAAGTCAACACCAGCGTCGACCACGGAATTGCGGTATCCGAAGTGGAACACGCCCTGCTCAAACGCGGGGTATTGTGCAGCGGCGACCAATACATCCTGACCAGCGGCTCTTCGATGCACCAGTCCGGTTCAACCAATATGCTGGAAGTGATTACGGTGCGTTAA
- a CDS encoding gamma carbonic anhydrase family protein, which translates to MDKHNIRNYLDTEPLIDPSCYIDPACVVIGDVVLAEDVSVWPCAVIRGDVNKIRIGKRSNVQDLSMLHVTHKNAKNPEGSPLIIGEDVTIGHKVMLHGCTIGNRVLVGMGTIVLDDVVIEDDVMIGAGSLVPPRKRLESGYLYVGSPVKQVRKLTNEELEGLVYSAEHYMRVSANYK; encoded by the coding sequence ATGGATAAGCATAATATTCGAAATTACCTCGATACGGAACCCTTAATTGACCCGAGCTGCTATATCGACCCTGCCTGCGTGGTAATCGGCGACGTGGTTTTGGCAGAAGATGTGTCGGTGTGGCCGTGTGCGGTAATCCGTGGCGACGTCAACAAAATCCGCATCGGCAAGCGCAGCAATGTACAGGATTTGAGCATGCTGCATGTTACGCATAAAAATGCGAAAAACCCTGAAGGATCGCCTTTGATTATCGGCGAGGATGTAACCATCGGGCATAAAGTGATGCTGCATGGCTGCACCATCGGCAACCGCGTTTTGGTGGGCATGGGCACGATTGTTTTGGATGACGTGGTAATCGAAGACGATGTGATGATTGGCGCAGGCAGCCTGGTGCCGCCGAGAAAGCGTTTGGAAAGCGGCTACCTTTATGTGGGTTCGCCCGTGAAACAGGTGAGAAAGCTGACAAATGAAGAGCTGGAAGGCTTGGTTTATTCGGCAGAACACTATATGCGCGTTTCGGCGAATTACAAATAA
- the argE gene encoding acetylornithine deacetylase, with the protein MNTIEWLCRLIAYDTTSHNSNLALIDSVANHFLSHGLNPWVTKNEDYSKANLFVTIPAADGSEQGGLILSGHTDVVPAEHETWLSHPFRAEIRDDKLYGRGAVDMKGFIAAVLAAVPAMKSARLKYPLHIALSYDEEVGCLGAPDMIEEIQARGLNPEYCIVGEPTGMKAVLAHKGIHVFRCRLHGKPAHSSLPDLGVNTIEYAAHLICFIQKLAERFKHPPYHDPSFNVPHSTLSVNTIRGGNANNIVPSFSEFHFDYRNLPQMSMLDVIDPLSDYIRHELEPLMQKTDPHGLVEIDEMVSVPAMSVSGSPKITGLLNVLQTPTAEENVSYTTEGGLFQQTGIHTIICGPGNIEQAHRPNEFIELAQLAKCDVFLARLIKAFSK; encoded by the coding sequence ATGAATACCATAGAATGGCTCTGCCGCTTGATTGCCTACGACACAACCAGCCACAATTCCAATTTGGCGCTGATTGACAGCGTAGCCAACCATTTTCTGTCTCACGGCCTAAATCCGTGGGTTACCAAAAATGAAGATTACAGCAAAGCCAACCTCTTCGTAACCATCCCCGCGGCCGACGGCAGCGAGCAGGGCGGATTGATACTTTCCGGCCACACCGACGTGGTGCCCGCCGAACACGAAACCTGGCTTTCCCATCCGTTCCGCGCCGAAATCAGAGACGATAAACTCTACGGGCGCGGCGCCGTTGATATGAAAGGCTTTATCGCCGCCGTGCTTGCCGCCGTGCCTGCCATGAAAAGCGCACGCCTGAAATACCCGCTGCATATTGCCCTTTCGTATGACGAAGAAGTAGGCTGCCTCGGCGCCCCCGATATGATTGAAGAAATACAGGCGCGCGGGCTTAATCCCGAATACTGTATCGTCGGCGAACCCACCGGCATGAAAGCCGTGTTGGCGCATAAAGGCATCCACGTTTTCCGCTGCCGCCTGCACGGCAAACCCGCGCATTCCTCATTGCCCGACCTCGGCGTGAACACCATAGAATACGCCGCACACCTGATCTGCTTTATCCAAAAACTTGCCGAGCGTTTCAAACATCCGCCTTATCACGACCCGAGTTTTAACGTTCCCCATTCCACCCTGAGCGTGAACACCATCAGAGGCGGTAATGCCAACAATATCGTGCCTTCGTTCAGCGAATTTCATTTTGATTACCGTAACCTGCCGCAAATGAGCATGCTCGATGTAATCGACCCTTTATCCGACTACATCCGGCACGAGCTGGAACCGTTGATGCAGAAAACCGATCCGCACGGTCTGGTTGAAATCGACGAAATGGTGAGCGTGCCTGCCATGTCTGTTTCCGGCAGCCCCAAAATTACCGGCCTGCTCAACGTATTGCAAACCCCAACCGCCGAAGAAAACGTGTCTTATACTACGGAGGGAGGCCTCTTTCAGCAAACCGGCATCCACACCATCATCTGCGGCCCCGGCAATATAGAGCAGGCGCACCGGCCAAACGAATTTATCGAGCTGGCGCAGCTGGCGAAGTGTGATGTGTTTTTGGCAAGGCTGATTAAGGCGTTTTCGAAGTGA
- a CDS encoding pilin gives MAKNKYDSLGFSLIELMIVLAIIGVLSAISIPIFQNYIAKSQLTRVVYELSSAKAGIDTILSQGGFPTVDPTQNRQPYANGAVYEYIGLNGSNPTSNIVSLATITNNGNSFSGLEATLGGDVSTLLTGTVVRLERNPINGTWQCRITLPPNTNRTNLQINSCTFN, from the coding sequence ATGGCTAAAAATAAATATGACTCACTTGGATTTAGTTTAATTGAATTAATGATCGTATTAGCCATCATCGGCGTACTATCGGCAATCTCAATACCTATATTTCAAAATTATATAGCAAAGTCCCAACTCACAAGAGTTGTATATGAATTGTCTTCTGCCAAAGCGGGTATTGATACTATTCTCTCTCAAGGTGGATTTCCTACCGTTGACCCTACTCAAAATAGGCAACCCTATGCTAATGGTGCGGTTTATGAATATATCGGTTTAAATGGCAGTAATCCTACTTCCAATATCGTGAGTTTAGCTACAATTACCAATAATGGAAATTCATTTTCCGGACTAGAGGCAACTTTAGGTGGGGATGTAAGTACCCTATTAACGGGAACAGTTGTTCGTTTAGAACGAAATCCTATTAATGGAACTTGGCAATGCCGAATAACCTTACCTCCCAATACTAACCGAACAAACTTACAAATAAATAGTTGTACATTTAATTGA
- a CDS encoding pilin, with product MKAVQKGFTLIELMIVIAIIGILAAIALPMYQNYIARSQVTRVMGEAGNLKTVVETCMLNGRTTVAAPTNTNVATACVIGATGSSLLNGAAQTGETIPAGTGVPQVAITGNNTATIIATFGNNAAATLTGQRVRWARDNTGTWTCSTNVAGDFRPAGCTTTLQ from the coding sequence ATGAAAGCTGTACAAAAAGGCTTTACCCTGATTGAATTGATGATCGTAATCGCCATTATCGGTATTTTGGCTGCGATTGCACTGCCGATGTATCAAAACTATATTGCCCGCTCACAAGTAACTCGCGTTATGGGTGAAGCTGGCAATCTGAAAACTGTTGTTGAAACCTGCATGCTGAACGGTCGAACTACAGTAGCAGCACCTACAAATACTAATGTAGCTACTGCTTGCGTTATCGGCGCTACTGGTTCAAGCCTTCTCAATGGAGCCGCACAAACTGGTGAAACTATTCCAGCTGGTACAGGTGTACCTCAGGTAGCAATTACTGGCAACAATACTGCAACAATTATTGCAACATTTGGTAACAATGCAGCAGCCACTTTAACTGGTCAACGTGTTCGATGGGCGCGCGATAATACTGGCACTTGGACATGTTCTACAAATGTTGCAGGAGATTTCCGTCCTGCCGGCTGTACAACTACATTACAATAA